The Streptococcus parasanguinis genomic sequence CATCCTTATCTGAAGTAAATTCTTTATAATACCGGATCAGAGCGTCTGTTACTTTTGTATCTTCAGCGTTGCGTTTGCCTGGAGCTGATACAACTACAAATCTTCTTTCTGGATCATCTTTAATGATATCAAGTACTTTTTTTAATTGAGAAGCTGATGCTAGAGAACTTCCACCGAATTTAGTTACTTTCATATTTTCTCCTTAATAGTTTCATTAATACATTATACCAAAGTTCAGTTATTGATACAATGTATTTACAGATAGGGCATAAAATAATTGATTCTGTAGAGGAGAGAAATTGTAATTATTCAAATTTTACAATTTTGTTACATCTTATAGATATATTTTACTATTTTACTTTTTTGTGGTATGATATGTTATAATTCAAAAGTTTTAATATCAAAATATTTTATATTTAAACAAAAGGAGTCAGTGATGTTTGAAACAATTTTGTATTCTGTCGAAAACGACCTCGCGACAATCTCTTTAAATCGTCCTGAAGTATCCAATGGTTTTAACATTCCAATGTGTCAGGAAATTTTAGCTGCCCTGGAAGATGCAGAAAAAAATGAGGAAGTAAAATTCATTATTCTATCAGCAGAAGGGAAAATCTTTTCAGTTGGTGGAGATTTGAGCGAAATGAAACGCGCAGTCGATGCGGATGACATCGAGTCTCTTGTTTTAATTGCCGAATTAGTTAATACGATTTCAAAGAAAATCAAGCAATTGCCAAAACCGGTTATTATGGTGGCAGATGGAGCGGTTGCTGGAGCAGCTGCTAACATTGCAGTAGCTGTTGATTTTTGTATTATTAGTGATCGTACTAAATTTATCCAAGCCTTTGTTGGGGTTGGTTTAGCACCGGATGCGGGTGGGTTATTCTTGTTAGGAAAAGCCATTGGCATGTCTCGGGCTACTCATTTAGTAATGACGGGTGAAGCCTTGACTGCTGAAAAGGCATTTGATTATGGCCTAGCTTATCGTGTTTGTGAATCTGAAAGACTCGATAAAACAGTTGAGCAATTGCTTAAAAAATTAAGAAGAGGATCTTCAAATTCTTATGCTGCCATGAAAGAAATGGTTTGGGAAGCATTCTTGAAAGAATGGGACCAATATGCGGGTCTTGAATTGGATTTGCAAAAGAAACTAGCATTTACAGAAGATTTCAAGGAAGGGGTTATTGCCTACTCTGAGAAACGTCGGCCACAATTTAAAGGAAAATAAATTTGTAATTTTTCTATGTTTTGTGAAAAAATGCTTGCAAATTATTTTCATTTTTGATAAAATTTGACTATCAAAGTAAAATTAGGAGGTGGAGTTTTGAATTACCAATTAGTTAACGACTATTTAACATCCATCTTTAATAATGTTTTGGTTATTGAGGAGTCGAGCCTAAGAGCAAGTCGATTCAAAGATGTTTCTATTAAAGAAATGCATACGATCGATGTGATTGGTTCGACACCGAATGCAACCCCGAGTGATATTTCACGGGAGTTGATGGTGACTTTGGGGACTGTCACGACAAGTTTGAATAATCTTGAGCGCAAAGGGTATATCGAAAGAAGAAGATCGGAAGTTGATCGCCGGGTTGTACACTTGAGTTTAACGAAGAACGGTCGTCTACTTTATCGTCTTCATCAGCAATTCCATAAACGGATGGTCAACCAGATTATTGGAGATATGAGTCCCGAAGAGAAGAAAGTGATGCAAAAAGGATTGCAAAATCTGTATCGTTTCTTGGAGGAAATTAAATAATGGTCTTTGCTAAAATTAGTCAAGTTGCTCATTATGCACCTGACCAAGTCGTATCAAATGATGATTTGGCTGAGATCATGGATACAAGTGATGAATGGATCAGTAGTCGGACAGGTATCCTTCGGCGTCACATTTCAAAAGATGAGACGACAAGTGATCTAGCAACAATTGTTGCACAAAGATTATTAGCAAAAGCAAACTTAGATGCTGAGGAAATTGATTTCATCGTTGTTGCTACGATTACTCCAGACAGCTTAATGCCATCAACTGCAGCCCGGGTACAAGCTAATATTGGAGCTTCTCGAGCTTTTGCCTTTGATCTGACTGCAGCATGTAGCGGATTTGTATTTGCATTAGCCACTGCTGAAAAATACATTTCTTCAGGTATGTACCGGCGAGGAATTGTGATCGGTAGTGAGACGCTTTCAAAAGTATTAGACTGGTCAGACCGTTCCACTTCAGTCCTTTTTGGAGATGGGGCTGGTGGTGTCTTGCTTGAAGCGAGCGATCAAAAATCGTTTTTGGCTGAAAATCTTTTTACGGATGGTAGCCGAGGGGCTAGCCTTGAGTCATGCTATCTGGGTCTGTCTTCTCCTTATTCAGATGAAGTTTCTGATCGAAAATATCTGACAATGGACGGAAGGGCAGTTTTTGATTTTGCCATTCGTGATGTCACGAAAAGTATTCAAAAAATGATAGCAGACGCCTCTATGGAAGCAGAAGAGATTGACTATTTTCTCTTACACCAGGCGAATGACCGAATGTTAGATAAGATGTCAAAAAAACTGGGTGTCTCTAGAGAGAAAATCCCAGCAAATATGATGGAATATGGGAACACTAGTGCTGCTAGTATCCCCATTCTATTATCGGAGTGTGTCGAGAATCATCGAATCAAGATGGATGGAAGTCAAAAAATTCTTCTGACAGGATTCGGTGGAGGTTTGACATGGGGCACACTTCTTGTTACAATCTAGTTAAACATGTGGAAACACATTTTAAAAATTTATATATTATTTTTTAAGGAGGCCTATCATGGCAGTATTTGAAAAAGTACAAGAAATTATCGTTGAAGAACTTGGTAAAGAACCATCAGAAGTAACTCTTGAATCTACATTCGAAGATTTAGAAGCAGATTCATTGGATTTGTTCCAAGTTATCTCTGAAATTGAAGATGCTTTTGACATCCAAATCGAAACTGAAGAAGGATTGTCTACAGTTGGTGACCTTGTCGCTTACGTAGAAGAAAAAACAAAATAATGATAGATGAGAGTATCGAAAGATATTCTCTCTTGTTTAGGTAATAGTTTGAGGCTCAAAGAAACAATCTTTTAAACTCAAACTATTACTTAAGCGAAA encodes the following:
- the fabM gene encoding trans-2-decenoyl-ACP isomerase, giving the protein MMFETILYSVENDLATISLNRPEVSNGFNIPMCQEILAALEDAEKNEEVKFIILSAEGKIFSVGGDLSEMKRAVDADDIESLVLIAELVNTISKKIKQLPKPVIMVADGAVAGAAANIAVAVDFCIISDRTKFIQAFVGVGLAPDAGGLFLLGKAIGMSRATHLVMTGEALTAEKAFDYGLAYRVCESERLDKTVEQLLKKLRRGSSNSYAAMKEMVWEAFLKEWDQYAGLELDLQKKLAFTEDFKEGVIAYSEKRRPQFKGK
- the fabT gene encoding fatty acid biosynthesis transcriptional regulator FabT, with protein sequence MNYQLVNDYLTSIFNNVLVIEESSLRASRFKDVSIKEMHTIDVIGSTPNATPSDISRELMVTLGTVTTSLNNLERKGYIERRRSEVDRRVVHLSLTKNGRLLYRLHQQFHKRMVNQIIGDMSPEEKKVMQKGLQNLYRFLEEIK
- a CDS encoding beta-ketoacyl-ACP synthase III: MVFAKISQVAHYAPDQVVSNDDLAEIMDTSDEWISSRTGILRRHISKDETTSDLATIVAQRLLAKANLDAEEIDFIVVATITPDSLMPSTAARVQANIGASRAFAFDLTAACSGFVFALATAEKYISSGMYRRGIVIGSETLSKVLDWSDRSTSVLFGDGAGGVLLEASDQKSFLAENLFTDGSRGASLESCYLGLSSPYSDEVSDRKYLTMDGRAVFDFAIRDVTKSIQKMIADASMEAEEIDYFLLHQANDRMLDKMSKKLGVSREKIPANMMEYGNTSAASIPILLSECVENHRIKMDGSQKILLTGFGGGLTWGTLLVTI
- a CDS encoding acyl carrier protein → MAVFEKVQEIIVEELGKEPSEVTLESTFEDLEADSLDLFQVISEIEDAFDIQIETEEGLSTVGDLVAYVEEKTK